In Mugil cephalus isolate CIBA_MC_2020 chromosome 7, CIBA_Mcephalus_1.1, whole genome shotgun sequence, the sequence GTGGGGACACGCTGAACCAAAGTGTCGTTTTTTCACCACGCACAGGGTGGCACTCTAGCCCTCTGTAGGCCTGCTGTCTCTGCTTATGTGCCGGGTATATTCTCTGTAATTATCGACGGCACTGACTTTGTCCGCCTGTCTTTGTTGTTGGTCCTCCTTGCTTGATTCATATGAACCTGAATGGGGTCTCGCCCCAGTCTGCAGGGTGGAGACTGGTGTGGAGTGAAGCTGTAACTGAAGACCCATTTAAATCAGATTTCAGACTGTTGAGAGTGATTCGGTAAGCTAGTATGTTATTTAGTTAGGAAGGGTCTTGTCTGTTTGTCTTGACTTAAATCATGAAAATTGAGAGCATATTCGTGACGACTTTAAACAAACCTTTTGTCACTATTACAGTTGCTTCTGAAAACATGCGCAGAGATTGTTTGGGCTGCACAGCTAAGAAAAACACTtcataaataaagatgtttttttttttcggcatGTCTCCACAGAAGCTACGCTGACGTGGATCCTTTCTCACAAAATCGACTTCTGTGACAGCGTTTAGCCTTCAGTGCGCACAAATAGTCCAGGAACCTGATGCCTATTCACACGCAAACGTGCAGCCGCGTGAAGAATCGAAGGGAAGTTCGCATCCAGCCGGAATTTATCTTTTCAAGCCCTCATAAACAGGCGCCTCCAAATACACGTACTTCAGCGGAGGTTTAGTGTTTAGGAGGGAAGATACAAACTCTCACCTTGAGACGTTCAAACCCCGCGCAACTTTCTGGTTGCAGCTgctctgacatttatttaggTTGCGGGCCGACAGCGTCAAGTGCAAGTGGATTTATAAGAGGAGAAAATTTCACAGCTCAATATCGGGGCTTGGGAGTCTCTAAGTTTGGTTCAAGTacggttgaaaaaaaaaaaaagtgattaaaaagGCGATtcaaggaaaagacaaaaaggctCTTGAAATGGAAGCTGTGGTGTAAAACTTTAGAGACCTGAGCCCAAGGGGAACAAAGATACTGACAGAGTTTGGAGGCTGAGactgaagaacatttaaaaaagaaacttgtttGTTTGAGAAAACCACTGATGAGAAAATCCACTAACTGCCACAATATGCCTTTTGTTTTAGACCGGTATTCATCTTGTTTTACAAGCCTCATATCTCCAGGCAAACTGTTTTTTACTCCTTTGTTTCCCATCAGAGGCTCTTCATCTGTAACTTGTGGATGTGTTCGGAGGCTTTTAGCTCCGACTGAGTTACAAATTTAAATAccaatgggggaaaaaataaataaaacacaaaatctgtAGCGGGCAACAAATCGGATTCTGCGATCGATCTTTATTAACAGACCATTACGATAAATCCGGcattccctccccctcccctacTCGGAGTATTTGTGTGAGAAGACAGTAAGAACTGCAGCGTATGCATGCTGACGATGTCTAGGTGGATGCATAATTAATGTGAATTGTGAGATATTTCACACAGGTTCTGGACCAATAGCAAGAAACTTGAGCTAAGATGGACTTTTTCTCTTTGAAGGCTACCTCTGTGTCACTTAGCATAAAGAGCCTTATGTACagtgatgttttttcttcttcttcttttgttgtgtaCATATTCAGGAGTTCTTGGGTGACAGTTCTGAATCCATATATGTTTTCTCTTCCTGAGAAGTACAGCTTGTGCGTACATATACAACAGTATGAATAATTCTGTACCAGAGCGGTGGGACTTGATAAGGTCTGTTCATTTTTCAGTGATTTGGAATGGAAAGCTACGCACGATAACAATTTCCCCCACTAGTCTAATTTGCACACATTATGGCTCCATTTGTCATATTCAGCTATGGTCATTGGAACTAATTAATGTCACTAAAGGCGCTGACTAAATATAAGAAAGTGTTTATTTGAGGCACTCCACATATTATAGTATGTACATTTTACAACAGCAAGTCAACACGTATGATCACAGGAACACTTAAATTATATAAGATGAATGCAAACGGAAGAACagcaataataattaatataacgCAATATTAGTATTCAAATAAGATACATGAGTGTGAAAATGGAATACTTAAATTAATAACAGAAGTAAGAGATTCATATCCTTTGTTAAAAAAGCTTCAGTGCTTTGCAGTAACTGTGTCTGGAGACTGTCACAGCAAGTTAGTCTGGAGGGGACAGTGCAAGGAATACAATCATGGATTCATTTTAACGAGATACGGTCAGATTAGCCTGTGCACCTTAATCATCGACTGTATTAATGTCGTATGCGAGTGCTATTGCTGGATTGGAAGAGAAGTGGAACACGTCTGAAGTCAGGAGAGTTGCCTGAATTGCAGGCGCCTGTGCGGCCGGCTGGGTACTGTCAGTAACGTGCAGGCACTTCCTCTGAGATTCTGTCGCCTTAATCATTCAAGTTTAGACAGATCTGAAAAATCATCACTGCAGGTCCAATCAATAAGAGGTGCTGCTCCACAGATGCTGTAGAGTAACCTGACTTTATGCCACAGTCGAGTCTGATTGGCCAGACTGTGGCCTGTGGCTCCTCTGAATGTATTCTTGCCCCTGAAGGCTAATGGTGTCAGCTGTTATCCTGCTGTGCAGTACAATACACACCGAATTTTAAGAAACAAgccatacttttttttttttcgccgaGGCTTAGATGACAAGATTAATACCAGTTCCATGTCAGCAGCCAGTTGGCTCACCtaagcacaaagactggaaacaggaaaACTGGGAGACATGCTTCATTAGATGCTGTCATTCCTGtgaggttgccaggcaacccAGGAACACTGTAGAAATATGTTGGTTTTACTCTCAGTCCAAATGAAACAATCAAGACATTAAGGTTTGTTCCGGGAGCTTTAGTGCAGCCGgtatttcagctttgtttctgCTGACCGGAGCCAGGCTATCTGTTTCCCTCTGTTACCAGACCAGATGCTAAGTTAAGATAGCCAACTGCAAGCTGTAGCTACACATTTACCTTTCACACATGTATACAAAAATATTGGCAATATTTTCATCTAACACTGCAGTGTATGTGGAATAATGCACTGTGACTGCTGTGGTtatgaaaaaacacattcagcagaAGCAAACCTGTAGATTACAAACCTCTCCATCACACACTACGCTTCGACAATTGTGCTGCAAAACATGGGTCATCCCCTGCGTGATAATCCATTTCGCAGTGTGAGCTACTGCTCCTGCTACGCTACAACTACCAGGCGGAAGTTTCCGTCGTGGCCTCTCCCCTGTTGTTGAACACACAGGAGCGTGACCTTCTGCGAATCATGGGGCCACCGGGTCCTCTCCTCCCGGTGAGGCGCATGTAAATGTCAGAGTGCAGGAACCTGGGGTAGGAGTCCTTTTTCATCAGGCTGTAGACCTTCACCTGGGCCGCTTCGAAGCAGCTCTTTGTGGGCTGTGCTATGTTCTTCTGGATGGCCATCTTGGTGTTATAGTCAATGTTGACCTGGGCGAGAGGAAAGGAGGTCGTCTTGAAAAACCATAGAGAAGGACAGCTACTGGCATGGCTAACATCAAtcacatagatagatagatagatagatagatagatagatagatagatagatagatagatagatagatagatagatagatagatagatagatagatagatagatagatagatagatcgatcTAGTAGCATCATCAGGTGAAAAAGTATAgaaatgtttctgtgtcagggattttttttgtgctttctgtGGTAGATTTGTCTGAATAACATAATAGTAAATGAGGCTGAACTTGTATTGACTGAGAGCACCACAGACATGCCGAGAAGAGAGGGGAAACCCCAGCATTGACTATTGATAACAGTTTACGGTACAATCACTCGAAACAGTGGAGACAGTAAATATCTTCATGTTTTAAAGCACTTAACACATCCACCACATGTAAGAACGTGCCTCCTCAGAGGATATTCCACGCATTGCTATGTTGAGTCGGAGAATATCTTCTAAAGGTAGGTCATGTGAATCTAAACTAGGATCTGTGgtctttgaaaataaataaagatgagacTCTTTGATTCTCCTTTGGCACCATGTGAAGAATATGTTTAAACGAGCTTCATCAGATCTTTATGTTCTGTCCCAGGTGAgtggccttttttaaaaaataaataaataaataaaaataatcattataTTCTAGCTATACacgttaaatgtttttaattttattttgcctttaaATAGCTAATGGTAGTGGACTTACTAGCCAACTAACACAGCTCTCGAAATATGCATTAAACTGCATATGTTTCACCATGTTATTGAAAATAACATCCATTTACATTTTATCTCCCTGCACATCACTATACGCTATAATGCCTCTGCAgcatgctcaaaaaaaaaaaaaaaactttcatatTTACATATGCATTCATCTGAGACTGAAAGTGTGTGGGAGAtgctctcctctgctctgcgGAGGAATTTCAAAACCTTCAACCAGACACCAGACACCAGGCTCTTTAACGGTCCAATGTGCTGCAGGCCCCGAAAGTGTATCAGATGGTGGTCGCATCCTCGCTGCAAAACGCTGCGTGAGACGCCACAACCGTCTCGCACAGAAATAAACCAGACCTGCTTTGCACCCGTGCATGCACTGAGATGCGTGACCTCAGAGAGCTGTGGCTCCTAATGACTGTTCGCAAAGGTCAATTTGCCGCTGGCTCATGACAATGCTGCGGCTTCAACTTTGCATCCTGTTATTCTTATTACAGTGacataaatatttcaaaccTCCGACAGCCCTCTGTGACAaacaggtgagaaaaaaaattaagctaaACTACAGGGGTTTGCAAATGctcatacacatacatacagtcaCACTTGACAATGCAACATGCATGCAGTTCACAGTTAATAAACAGGCCATGACATACCTCTTTAGGAGCCTCCGATTCAATGAAAATTGTATAAATGTATTTGGCTTTGGACAGCAGCTTGGTTTCTGAATCAATGGTCTTGAATTCTTCACAGGCCAACCAGAACTCAATGTTTTCTTCACTGAATTCTGTCCGCAAGAACTGAGCGAAGGTTTCCACCCCATCTAAGGTAGAGATACATAAAATGGGACACAATGTTAGTTACTACCATGACAGAATCAGCCACTTGCGCAGTCGGAACTATTCAGTTCTACAGCTTAACTACATAATAACGGGGCAATACTGTTAATATGGTTTAGTATAATCGGTTAAATCAATAATACTTGAGCATATAAATAGCATCAGGGACTTTCAACCAATCCTACATGAGCACATACAGTGGATTACAGAGTTTCACTGTGGCACCAAAGTGCAACTTCTGTGATTAGGAGGAAGTTGCACAGTTCTCTGTTACTGTCCAAGCAAGCAAACATTAAAAGATGTAGTGAAACTGCTCTTTGCATTAACTATTTATTGCCTCCAGCTCACTTTACTGTTCAAATGACGTAAATAGTTTGACAGCAGAAGATATTGTTTTGGGCAGCAATTTGacacatttatgaaaaaaaaagaaaaaaaaaaagattctggcAATTAATCTGACCTGAGTGCTTTAGCAGTTCTTCAAAGGAGTCGCTCCACTGCAGAGCCGTCTCGGCTGGGATgctggacaaaaataaatataaataaataaatcatgcagTTAGGTCTTCCTAATGATGCAGCTACGAAAGTGTTTTTGGATTCTCGCAGGGACGTGTACATGCCATGCCTCTGTAAGTGTGTAATGATTCACAGAGAAACTGGATTTAAAAGTGTCTGAAACTATATCGCCCGCATGTGAAATTAAAGGATTTGGCCTCACTTTCTCGATGTCGTATTTGTCTTCTTGCTGGGACTGACGTTTTCATGAGAGCCTGACTTGGTGAGAAAAAGGCTTAGTCGGCTCTTCCTctccttgtctttctgtc encodes:
- the rgs18 gene encoding regulator of G-protein signaling 18; this encodes METLLFLFPQFNYMAPKEEAYFKMLGPEDLQPPKMKDDSSRQKDKERKSRLSLFLTKSGSHENVSPSKKTNTTSRNIPAETALQWSDSFEELLKHSDGVETFAQFLRTEFSEENIEFWLACEEFKTIDSETKLLSKAKYIYTIFIESEAPKEVNIDYNTKMAIQKNIAQPTKSCFEAAQVKVYSLMKKDSYPRFLHSDIYMRLTGRRGPGGPMIRRRSRSCVFNNRGEATTETSAW